The following proteins come from a genomic window of Leptospira andrefontaineae:
- a CDS encoding Rrf2 family transcriptional regulator — translation MSIPSRYSIAIHILSLIDKDGEEASSSQIMADSIGTNPVVVRNILGKLKKAGLVVSKQGVTGAKLAKFPEEIQLLQIYKAVETEGPLFSIHDKPNPKCPVGKKIQTTLTGIFQEAQSALEAKLGEFHLSDVLFQLDSEKKKRA, via the coding sequence ATGTCGATTCCGAGCAGATATTCCATAGCGATCCATATTCTTTCCTTGATAGACAAGGATGGAGAAGAAGCCAGTTCTTCCCAAATTATGGCGGATAGCATTGGGACTAACCCGGTGGTAGTCCGAAACATCCTAGGAAAATTGAAAAAGGCGGGCCTTGTAGTTTCTAAACAAGGTGTGACAGGAGCAAAACTCGCTAAATTTCCGGAAGAGATCCAACTTTTACAGATCTATAAGGCAGTGGAAACAGAGGGTCCTTTATTCTCCATCCATGATAAGCCCAACCCGAAATGCCCTGTGGGCAAAAAAATACAAACCACTTTGACTGGAATTTTCCAAGAGGCTCAATCCGCGCTAGAAGCAAAACTAGGTGAGTTCCATCTTTCAGATGTGCTTTTCCAATTGGATTCCGAAAAGAAAAAGCGGGCATAA
- a CDS encoding discoidin domain-containing protein, which translates to MFAKYSTLLLGALFFFHCGKKLPVSMITATSMDSGLPFEILDGKKWRPEEGAKFVKLHFYPDETFLLSKIEVESCNGDFSDPITAYINFDEYSQELSTGSTAAVTFDAPKSTRSVTFNFHRNANLCVQKVNFYDDKGSKMKWKGPKVVEATVSASETAKPNLSYDVMNLFDSRYEYAWASDKKGPGVTLDFDFKETQKIKSIKIWNGYQRSDRHCQTNGRLKVATLTGDNGFEEKIEVGDIMGPQTIQFSKTFEGKKLKLKVDSIYTGKDYKGLVISEIRFSDGDDWILPNPMEQVKKIAKNNFFQFSAANIDNVLNWSYVGGEYTGNIPAATASVEQQQAQTTEGSPAETSGEEGQTPETGLISSNWTLRLRSDGSLFFEGNTTEADGDSQINKSFFALGNYEVKEAKPDGLKLRIFGLVRKMTQKEYNEDYYGGDCNGCGRDCNNSQDSENGEKIFQEQILLRKSGNKLFIKNENPGKVFQFSTLELVQE; encoded by the coding sequence ATGTTCGCCAAATATTCGACTCTATTATTAGGGGCATTGTTCTTTTTTCACTGCGGTAAAAAGTTGCCGGTTTCTATGATCACGGCTACTTCCATGGATAGTGGGCTTCCGTTCGAGATATTGGATGGGAAAAAATGGAGACCGGAAGAAGGTGCCAAATTTGTTAAACTTCATTTTTATCCGGACGAGACCTTCTTATTATCCAAGATAGAAGTAGAATCCTGCAATGGAGACTTCTCAGATCCTATCACCGCCTATATTAATTTTGATGAATATAGTCAGGAATTGTCCACAGGATCCACTGCTGCAGTTACCTTTGACGCACCTAAAAGTACTCGATCCGTAACTTTTAACTTTCATAGAAATGCAAATCTATGTGTCCAAAAGGTAAACTTCTACGATGACAAGGGTTCCAAGATGAAATGGAAGGGGCCAAAAGTTGTAGAAGCAACTGTTTCAGCATCCGAAACAGCTAAGCCAAATCTTTCTTATGATGTGATGAACTTATTCGATTCTCGATACGAGTACGCTTGGGCTTCCGACAAAAAAGGACCGGGAGTAACTTTAGATTTCGACTTTAAGGAAACACAAAAGATAAAATCTATCAAGATCTGGAACGGTTACCAAAGATCCGACAGACATTGTCAAACCAATGGAAGATTAAAAGTAGCAACTCTTACCGGTGATAATGGTTTCGAAGAAAAGATAGAAGTGGGAGATATCATGGGGCCTCAGACCATCCAATTCTCCAAAACTTTTGAAGGTAAAAAATTAAAACTTAAAGTAGATTCTATTTATACAGGAAAAGATTATAAAGGATTAGTTATTAGCGAGATCCGTTTTTCTGACGGAGATGATTGGATCTTACCAAATCCGATGGAACAAGTTAAGAAGATCGCAAAAAATAATTTTTTCCAATTCTCCGCAGCTAATATAGATAATGTTCTGAACTGGAGTTATGTGGGAGGAGAATATACGGGAAATATTCCTGCTGCAACTGCAAGTGTGGAACAACAACAAGCACAAACTACGGAAGGTTCTCCAGCGGAAACATCTGGAGAAGAAGGTCAGACCCCGGAAACCGGTTTAATCTCTTCTAACTGGACCTTACGTTTAAGATCTGACGGAAGTCTTTTCTTTGAAGGAAATACTACGGAAGCGGATGGTGATAGCCAAATTAATAAAAGTTTCTTTGCATTAGGAAATTATGAAGTAAAGGAAGCTAAGCCTGACGGTTTGAAACTTCGTATATTCGGTCTTGTTCGTAAAATGACCCAAAAAGAGTATAACGAAGATTATTACGGAGGGGACTGCAATGGTTGTGGAAGGGACTGCAATAATAGCCAGGATTCCGAGAATGGAGAGAAAATTTTCCAAGAACAGATCCTTCTTCGCAAATCGGGAAATAAACTTTTTATAAAGAATGAAAATCCGGGAAAAGTTTTCCAATTTTCTACTTTAGAATTGGTTCAGGAATAA
- the lsa20 gene encoding LIC11469 family lipoprotein adhesin Lsa20, translating into MFRKIFPPLFILIALLLSCEKEKSSDPSFSLNLSGKKGGVPVRIDWIYKGFPGEMKIYELASQRPVQLWDTNTVLDLNLAPVSSLIEGSKLVLGPGETRKFALVYKNETKEKLYFFAAPHSVNPPEFGFGFKFKCLCVNHLFQVEPGSVWYRIVEIRTMPNWASDPFQITHTLVRVDPSQAKEWSNSGTHSHSDE; encoded by the coding sequence TTGTTTAGAAAAATTTTCCCTCCACTTTTCATTTTGATCGCACTTTTGCTTTCATGCGAAAAGGAAAAAAGTTCTGATCCTTCTTTTTCCCTGAATCTATCCGGGAAAAAGGGGGGAGTTCCAGTTCGAATCGATTGGATCTACAAAGGTTTTCCCGGAGAGATGAAAATTTATGAACTGGCCTCTCAAAGGCCGGTTCAGCTCTGGGATACGAATACAGTATTGGATCTGAATCTGGCTCCTGTTTCTAGTTTGATAGAAGGTTCAAAATTGGTTTTGGGTCCCGGGGAAACTCGTAAGTTTGCATTGGTATATAAGAATGAAACAAAGGAGAAACTTTACTTCTTCGCGGCTCCTCACTCAGTCAATCCGCCTGAATTCGGTTTTGGTTTTAAATTTAAATGTCTATGTGTGAACCATCTATTCCAAGTAGAACCGGGTTCCGTTTGGTATAGAATTGTAGAAATTCGCACAATGCCTAACTGGGCGAGTGATCCATTTCAGATCACTCATACTTTGGTGAGGGTTGATCCAAGCCAGGCAAAAGAATGGAGTAATTCAGGAACACATTCTCATTCAGATGAATGA
- a CDS encoding glycosyl hydrolase family 67: protein MFALVDGSAPFFLESKEKHQNWSKAPLAHLEKSSLPSKKKHKRVRESFYRYTKRISKLGFNAISLDELCYLSERDFYPEDLKRKISSYRKKYKKLFKIASSQRLKVFITSDFFSINDSILEHTNGNLDKIIQLFKESLEDLFSSFAEISGIVLRIGESDGVDVTGDFRSKLLLKNPNQANSFLKEILPIFEKYNKILIFRTWTLGAYEIGDLIWNPKTYRKVFQDIQSKSLIISLKYGEGDFFRYLPINPLFFEDDKPKLLELQARREYEGFGEYPSFVGWMYEKYRSELLGKSNIAGISVWTQTGGWSSFKNITFLRRSSYWNELNTFVSVQLFTKPEKSLEDILHKFYGRKNADLFIEFLRLSEELILNLLYDPGFARQSFYMHRVRIPPILHITWDKITVSDPFRSLYHYLNPNPKESLQLGEEAFSKLSRMKKISEKLDLPYNSQFQKKTFRLILNARKLLYTENSGLLAASKRLAKEYHKKYPKTFRFQFQASKSEPSRLIGFILKLFLRGRSHYRLRDKILFHPILLKIYYLVFLGIKNKLPDFINRQGMPVRELLQ from the coding sequence ATGTTTGCACTTGTAGACGGATCTGCTCCTTTCTTTCTGGAATCCAAAGAAAAACATCAGAATTGGTCCAAGGCTCCTTTAGCTCATTTAGAAAAATCTTCTCTACCTTCTAAGAAAAAACATAAAAGGGTCAGGGAATCTTTTTATAGATACACTAAAAGAATTTCTAAATTAGGATTTAATGCGATTAGTCTGGATGAACTTTGTTATCTTTCCGAAAGGGATTTTTATCCGGAAGATCTAAAACGAAAGATCTCTTCCTATCGTAAAAAATATAAAAAACTATTTAAGATCGCTTCTTCTCAAAGATTGAAAGTATTTATCACCAGCGATTTTTTCTCCATCAATGATTCTATTCTGGAACATACGAACGGAAACCTGGACAAGATCATTCAATTATTCAAAGAATCCTTAGAAGATCTATTTTCAAGTTTTGCGGAAATTTCAGGAATTGTTCTTAGGATCGGCGAATCGGACGGAGTAGACGTTACTGGGGATTTCCGAAGTAAACTTCTGCTCAAAAACCCTAACCAGGCAAATTCATTCTTGAAGGAAATCCTGCCTATTTTCGAAAAATATAATAAAATATTAATATTCAGGACCTGGACTTTAGGAGCATATGAAATAGGAGATTTGATCTGGAATCCGAAAACATATCGTAAGGTATTCCAAGATATACAAAGTAAATCCCTAATCATTTCTTTAAAATATGGAGAAGGTGATTTTTTTAGATATCTTCCGATCAATCCTCTATTTTTCGAAGATGATAAGCCTAAACTTTTAGAATTACAGGCAAGAAGAGAATACGAAGGTTTCGGAGAATACCCAAGTTTTGTAGGCTGGATGTATGAAAAATATAGATCGGAACTTTTAGGAAAATCGAATATTGCTGGGATCAGTGTTTGGACACAAACTGGAGGTTGGTCTTCCTTCAAAAATATCACATTTTTAAGACGTTCTTCTTATTGGAATGAATTGAATACATTCGTTTCAGTTCAGCTATTTACTAAGCCGGAAAAAAGTTTAGAAGATATTCTGCATAAATTTTACGGCAGAAAGAATGCGGATCTATTTATAGAATTTTTGAGATTAAGTGAAGAATTAATCCTAAATCTTTTATATGATCCTGGATTTGCCAGACAAAGTTTTTATATGCATCGTGTTCGGATCCCTCCCATTCTTCATATCACATGGGACAAGATCACAGTTTCCGATCCTTTTCGATCTTTATACCACTACTTAAATCCTAATCCGAAAGAGTCTCTACAATTAGGAGAAGAAGCATTCTCCAAACTTTCTCGTATGAAGAAGATCTCTGAAAAACTAGATCTACCTTATAATTCCCAATTCCAGAAAAAGACATTCAGACTCATCTTAAACGCAAGAAAACTACTCTATACGGAAAACTCAGGCCTATTAGCGGCATCCAAAAGGCTCGCAAAAGAATATCATAAAAAATATCCTAAAACGTTCCGCTTCCAATTCCAGGCATCCAAGTCCGAACCTTCCAGATTGATCGGGTTTATACTTAAATTATTTCTAAGAGGCAGGAGCCATTACCGGTTACGCGACAAAATCTTATTTCATCCGATTTTGCTTAAAATCTACTATTTGGTATTTTTGGGGATCAAGAACAAACTCCCCGACTTTATCAACCGCCAAGGAATGCCAGTCAGAGAATTATTACAGTGA
- a CDS encoding DMT family transporter — protein MQENRLRTYLEFQVSQILISGNVLFAQVLSYSPSLITWGRTLFAASLLGFVLWFRKRPFFFPTKKENWISFSLGVLLAFHWVTFFASAQEATIAVAVLTLFTHPVWTVLLEPLFFPSKIRSLDLGLAVLVLFGMWILVPSFDIENKYLLGVGLGLSSSWAMAFRNILTKKYLSGHGSTQVMFHQTAITCLVLSPILLFEDLFITPKDWGLVILLGVFFTAVGHTFYIKSVFKMKVKTAGLLSTVQPVYSAILAWAILQEVPRKEEFIGGALILFAAALESFRYRRKTE, from the coding sequence ATGCAGGAAAACAGACTTAGAACCTATCTTGAATTCCAAGTTTCCCAAATTTTAATCAGCGGAAACGTATTATTCGCCCAGGTACTTTCCTATTCCCCTTCCCTAATCACATGGGGAAGAACATTGTTCGCCGCAAGTTTATTAGGTTTCGTTCTTTGGTTTAGAAAAAGACCGTTCTTCTTCCCTACCAAAAAAGAAAATTGGATCTCATTTTCTTTAGGAGTACTTCTTGCATTTCATTGGGTTACTTTTTTTGCATCTGCACAAGAAGCGACTATCGCGGTGGCTGTGCTTACGCTATTCACTCATCCAGTTTGGACTGTATTACTTGAACCTTTATTTTTTCCTTCTAAGATCAGAAGTCTCGACCTTGGACTCGCGGTGCTTGTTCTATTCGGAATGTGGATACTCGTCCCAAGTTTTGATATAGAAAACAAATACCTTCTGGGGGTAGGACTCGGTCTTTCATCATCCTGGGCAATGGCATTCAGGAATATTCTCACCAAAAAATATTTATCAGGACATGGATCAACACAAGTGATGTTTCACCAAACTGCTATTACTTGCCTTGTATTAAGTCCGATCTTGTTATTCGAAGATCTATTTATCACTCCTAAGGATTGGGGACTGGTCATTCTATTAGGGGTATTCTTTACTGCGGTCGGACATACGTTCTATATCAAGTCTGTGTTCAAGATGAAGGTCAAAACCGCAGGTTTACTATCCACTGTACAACCTGTATATTCCGCAATCCTTGCCTGGGCCATCTTACAAGAAGTTCCCAGAAAGGAAGAATTTATAGGAGGTGCTTTGATCTTATTTGCAGCGGCCCTCGAATCTTTTAGATATAGAAGAAAAACGGAATAG
- a CDS encoding fatty acid desaturase, producing the protein MIAIAERKTSQVPTKLYTRLSQKEKSKKIMKWIRFRDRKLRGKFEFLKHQDALGLTITLGSAAGMILFAGLYIAGLIPAWACIVANGVLASILHEVEHDLIHNLYYKDNLKIQNFMFWTVWIFRGNTVSPWYRRMIHTLHHKVSGHKEDIEERLIGNGMKFGLKRFITMMDGNMSFLFQSHILRREAPKFKRSEITRSSWPYLVIYFHLWYNFLFINLFYIGNELLGKPLEIPAWLGTVRHFLNISAVVYTIPNWIRQTSIQIVSSNMHYYGDVKGLHDQTQVLNSWFLFPLHLFCFNFGSTHGIHHFVVNQPFYLRQAVAPFVHPAMKRYGIRFNDFGSIFRGNRLGKEQALAA; encoded by the coding sequence ATGATCGCCATTGCAGAAAGAAAGACGTCTCAGGTTCCAACCAAACTTTATACTAGATTGTCTCAGAAAGAAAAAAGTAAGAAGATCATGAAATGGATCCGATTCAGGGACAGAAAATTACGTGGTAAATTCGAATTCTTAAAACACCAAGACGCACTAGGTCTTACAATTACCTTAGGTTCCGCCGCAGGTATGATCTTGTTCGCAGGATTATATATTGCAGGGCTCATTCCTGCTTGGGCCTGTATCGTTGCGAACGGGGTTCTTGCATCCATTCTTCATGAAGTTGAGCACGACTTAATTCATAATTTATATTATAAGGATAATCTAAAGATCCAAAACTTCATGTTCTGGACGGTCTGGATCTTTAGAGGTAATACGGTAAGTCCTTGGTATAGAAGAATGATCCATACTCTTCATCATAAGGTATCCGGTCATAAAGAAGATATAGAAGAACGTTTGATCGGGAACGGAATGAAATTCGGATTAAAACGTTTTATCACTATGATGGATGGGAATATGTCCTTCTTATTCCAATCTCATATCTTACGAAGAGAGGCTCCAAAGTTCAAAAGAAGTGAGATCACTCGTTCCAGTTGGCCTTATCTTGTGATCTATTTTCATCTTTGGTATAACTTTTTATTCATCAATCTTTTCTATATTGGAAATGAATTATTAGGAAAACCTCTAGAAATTCCAGCTTGGTTGGGTACTGTCCGCCATTTCTTGAATATTTCGGCAGTGGTTTATACAATCCCGAATTGGATCAGACAAACAAGTATCCAGATTGTTTCTTCTAATATGCATTATTATGGAGATGTAAAGGGGCTTCACGATCAAACTCAAGTTTTGAATAGTTGGTTTTTATTCCCTCTTCATCTATTCTGTTTTAATTTTGGAAGCACTCATGGAATACATCACTTCGTAGTGAACCAGCCTTTTTATCTCAGACAAGCGGTGGCACCTTTCGTTCACCCTGCGATGAAACGTTATGGGATTAGATTTAATGATTTCGGAAGTATTTTCAGGGGAAATCGTTTGGGTAAAGAGCAGGCACTAGCGGCTTAA
- a CDS encoding AraC family transcriptional regulator has translation MPPDAMGSHSYYNPGIWFQVLWAITQFGTALGILMSLGQLVMENKSALNRLLALIFLILGLIQGSFLLLVSGLYVEFPRLSLIQFPLIASVGPILFGIHSVSQDRDSEEISYLGLEKKHLILPGLVWVAYFLAVYLLPQEWILEKISIFLKETGWNEGEILLSSPILILVFYILFILKGSSDLLRWEVLQEEWTARILAFMVISTFVNLGFGAVYLSSKSPIFLLACSSMMGISLCLAYLIGHKRPAFFQVLQEVSQATRQKYARSLLSGVNRHALRDSLTQLMEKEKLYRDEKLGLADLADELALSTHQVSELINQELGKNFSAFVNDYRIKEACELLQKEPDRSILDIAFEVGFATKSSFHRAFQKHTGKTPSEFRGS, from the coding sequence ATGCCTCCAGACGCAATGGGAAGTCATAGTTACTACAATCCAGGGATTTGGTTCCAGGTCCTTTGGGCAATCACCCAATTCGGAACAGCACTTGGAATTCTAATGTCTCTCGGGCAGCTTGTTATGGAGAATAAGTCTGCCCTAAACAGGCTTTTGGCCCTGATTTTCCTGATTTTGGGGCTAATACAAGGTAGCTTTCTGCTCTTAGTTTCCGGTTTGTATGTAGAATTTCCCAGGCTTTCTCTTATACAATTTCCTCTTATTGCATCCGTGGGCCCTATCCTTTTCGGAATTCACAGCGTAAGCCAAGACAGAGACTCAGAGGAAATCTCTTATTTAGGATTAGAGAAAAAGCATCTAATCCTACCTGGTCTTGTCTGGGTTGCATATTTCCTGGCAGTGTACCTTCTCCCCCAAGAATGGATCTTAGAAAAGATCTCTATCTTCTTGAAAGAAACCGGATGGAATGAAGGAGAGATCCTACTTTCTTCCCCTATCCTAATCCTCGTATTTTATATATTATTCATCCTAAAAGGAAGTTCTGACCTACTTCGGTGGGAGGTACTACAAGAAGAATGGACCGCAAGGATCTTAGCATTCATGGTAATTTCTACATTCGTGAATCTTGGATTCGGCGCGGTTTACCTATCGAGTAAATCGCCTATCTTTCTTCTCGCTTGTTCCTCCATGATGGGGATAAGTCTTTGTCTCGCCTACCTGATCGGACACAAGCGGCCCGCATTCTTCCAAGTGCTCCAAGAAGTGAGCCAGGCCACCAGACAAAAATACGCACGCTCCCTCCTCTCTGGAGTGAATAGACACGCACTCAGAGACAGCCTTACCCAACTTATGGAAAAAGAAAAATTATATAGGGATGAGAAGTTGGGGCTTGCAGATCTTGCAGACGAACTCGCACTTTCCACTCATCAGGTCTCGGAACTGATCAATCAGGAACTTGGAAAAAACTTCTCCGCGTTTGTGAACGATTATAGGATCAAAGAAGCTTGCGAACTTCTACAAAAAGAACCTGATAGATCGATCTTGGACATAGCATTCGAAGTTGGTTTCGCTACCAAATCCTCATTCCATAGAGCATTCCAAAAACATACCGGCAAAACTCCTTCCGAATTCAGAGGGAGTTAA